The following coding sequences are from one Gossypium hirsutum isolate 1008001.06 chromosome A12, Gossypium_hirsutum_v2.1, whole genome shotgun sequence window:
- the LOC107922900 gene encoding protein translocase subunit SecA, chloroplastic: protein MATAAPILDSTLVNHHHSLSVSPFTSNFIFNYRNKTYPSIPHVGSSFLSGKSLRVVQIGAKTPRLGTRRKKRVGVTASLGGLLGGIFKGNDTGESTRQQYAATVTTINKLEPTMAALSDTELKEKTFALKERASQGESLDSLLPEAFAVVREASKRVLGLRPFDVQLIGGMVLHKGEIAEMRTGEGKTLVAILPAYLNALSGKGVHVVTVNDYLARRDCEWVGQVPRFLGLKVGLIQQNMTSEQRRENYLCDITYVTNSELGFDYLRDNLATSVEELVLRDFNYCIIDEVDSILIDEARTPLIISGTAEKPSDAYYKAAKIAAAFERDVHYTVDEKQKTVLLSEQGYEDAEEILDVKDLYDPREQWASYLLNAIKAKELFLKDVNYIIRGKEVLIVDEFTGRVMQGRRWSDGLHQAVEAKEGLPIQNETITLASISYQNFFLQFPKLCGMTGTAATESTEFESIYKLKVTIVPTNKPMIRKDESDVVFRATNGKWRAVVVEISRMNKTGRPVLVGTTSVEQSDSLSEQLQQAGIPHEVLNAKPENVEREAEIVAQSGRLGAVTIATNMAGRGTDIILGGNAEFMARLKLREMLMPRVVKPAGGVFVSVKKPPPMKTWKVNGKLFPCKLSDKNTKLAEEAVELSVNTWGKKSLSELEAEELLSYSCEKGPAQDEVIAKLRSTFLEIVKEYKAYTEEERKQVVAAGGLHVVGTERHESRRIDNQLRGRSGRQGDPGSSRFFLSLEDNIFRIFGGDRIQGLMRAFRVEDLPIESKMLTKALDEAQRKVENYFFDIRKQLFEYDEVLNSQRDRVYTERRRALMSDNLQSLIIEYAELTMDDILEANIGSDAPKESWDLEKLIAKVQQYCYFLNDLTPDLLRSECSSYEELQDYLRRRGREAYLQKRDMVEKQAEGLMKEAERFLILSNIDRLWKEHLQALKFVQQAVGLRGYAQRDPLIEYKLEGYNLFLDMMAQIRRNVIYSIYQFKPVMVKKDEDDRSDKVGTNGRSDNKKPDPVGAVESSSSTASA from the exons ATGGCCACAGCAGCACCCATATTGGACTCCACCTTGGTAAACCACCATCACTCTCTTTCTGTTTCACCATTTACTTCAAATTTCATCTTCAACTACAGAAACAAAACCTACCCTTCAATTCCCCATGTGGGTTCTTCGTTCTTGAGTGGGAAGTCCCTTAGAGTGGTCCAAATTGGAGCCAAAACACCCAGATTGGGAACTAGGAGGAAGAAAAGAGTGGGTGTTACAGCTTCATTAGGGGGTCTTTTAGGTGGAATTTTTAAAGGGAATGATACAGGAGAGTCCACTAGGCAGCAATATGCTGCGACTGTTACGACTATTAATAAGTTGGAACCCACCATGGCTGCATTGTCTGATACTGAGCTGAAGGAAAAGACTTTTGCTTTGAAGGAACGTGCCTCTCAAGGCGAATCTTTGGATTCTCTTTTGCCT GAGGCGTTTGCTGTTGTAAGAGAAGCCTCCAAGAGGGTCCTTGGACTTCGTCCTTTTGATGTCCAACTAATAG GTGGCATGGTTCTTCATAAGGGAGAAATAGCTGAAATGAGGACTGGAGAAGGGAAAACACTTGTTGCTATTTTACCAGCTTATTTGAATGCATTAAGTGGAAAAGGAGTTCATGTGGTTACTGTCAACGATTATCTGGCTAGACGAGATTGCGAGTGGGTTGGTCAAGTTCCTCGCTTTCTAGGGTTGAAGGTTGGCCTAATTCAAC AGAATATGACAAGTGAACAGAGAAGGGAAAACTACTTGTGTGATATTACTTATGTCACCAATAGTGAGCTAGGTTTTGACTACTTGAGAGATAATCTTGCCACG AGTGTTGAGGAGCTTGTTTTGAGAGATTTCAATTATTGTATCATAGATGAGGTTGATTCTATCCTTATTGATGAAGCAAGAACGCCACTCATCATATCTGGAACTGCTGAAAAACCTAGTGATGCATATTACAAAGCAGCAAAAATCGCTGCTGCCTTTGAGCGAGATGTACATTATACC GTGGATGAGAAGCAGAAAACTGTTCTACTTTCAGAACAGGGTTATGAAGATGCTGAAGAAATTTTGGATGTAAAAGATTTGTATGATCCACGGGAACAATGGGCATCATATCTTTTGAATGCTATTAAAGCGAAGGAATTGTTTCTTAAAGATGTAAATTATATTATCCGGGGCAAGGAGGTGCTTATCGTAGATGAGTTTACTGGTCGAGTTATGCAG GGCAGAAGATGGAGTGATGGACTTCACCAAGCAGTTGAAGCGAAAGAGGGTTTACCTATTCAAAATGAAACTATAACTCTAGCATCAATCAGTTACCAGAACTTTTTTCTCCAG TTTCCTAAACTTTGTGGAATGACTGGCACTGCAGCAACTGAAAGCACAGAATTTGAGAGCATATACAAGCTTAAAGTTACTATTGTCCCCACAAATAAGCCCATGATAAGAAAG GATGAGTCTGATGTAGTGTTCCGGGCAACTAATGGAAAATGGAGGGCAGTTGTTGTAGAAATTTCTAGAATGAACAAGACAGGCCGTCCAGTGCTTGTTGGCACAACAAGTGTTGAGCAAAGTGACTCATTGTCGGAGCAACTGCAGCAAGCTGGGATCCCCCATGAG gtTCTCAATGCAAAACCGGAGAATGTGGAGAGAGAAGCAGAGATTGTAGCACAGAGTGGTCGTCTAGGGGCAGTGACTATTGCTACCAATATGGCTGGCCGTGGAACAGACATCATCCTAGGTGGCAATGCAGAATTTATGGCCAGGCTGAAGCTTCGTGAGATGCTAATGCCAAG AGTTGTCAAACCAGCTGGAGGAGTCTTTGTATCAGTGAAGAAACCTCCTCCAATGAAGACATGGAAG GTGAATGGGAAGTTATTTCCGTGCAAGCTATCTGACAAGAACACCAAGTTAGCCGAGGAAGCCGTAGAGTTGTCTGTCAACACTTGGGGCAAGAAATCTTTAAGTGAACTTGAAGCTGAGGAGCTTCTGTCTTATTCTTGTGAAAAG GGACCTGCTCAAGATGAAGTTATAGCCAAGCTACGAAGTACTTTTTTAGAAATTGTAAAGGAATATAAGGCCTACACTGAGGAAGAGAGGAAACAGGTTGTGGCAGCTGGTGGGCTTCATGTGGTGGGGACAGAACGTCATGAGTCACGACGAATAGACAATCAG CTTCGTGGAAGGAGTGGCAGGCAAGGGGATCCCGGAAGTTCTCGCTTTTTTCTAAGTCTTGAAGATAATATCTTCCGTATTTTCGGAGGGGATAGAATTCAG GGTTTGATGAGAGCTTTCAGAGTTGAAGACCTACCGATTGAATCCAAGATGTTGACTAAAGCACTCGATGAAGCTCAGCGGAAAGTGGAAAACTACTTTTTCGACATTCGTAAACAGTTGTTCGAATATGATGAGGTCTTAAACAGTCAAAGAGACCGTGTCTATACAGAGAGAAGACGAGCCCTCATGTCAGACAATCTCCAATCTCTTATTATTGAATATGCTGAATTGACAATGGATGACATCTTAGAG gCAAATATTGGTTCAGATGCTCCAAAAGAAAGCTGGGATCTTGAAAAGCTCATTGCAAAAGTTCAACA GTACTGCtactttttaaatgatttgaccCCAGATTTGTTGAGGAGCGAGTGTTCAAGTTATGAGGAGTTACAGGATTACCTTCGCCGTCGTGGTCGAGAAGCATATTTGCAGAAAAGG gaTATGGTGGAGAAGCAAGCAGAAGGGTTAATGAAAGAAGCTGAAAGATTCTTAATCTTAAGCAATATCGACCGTCTGTGGAAAGAACATTTACAAGCCCTTAAGTTTGTACAACAAGCTGTAGGCTTACGCGGATATGCTCAACGTGATCCACTAATTGAATATAAGCTCGAAGGGTACAACCTTTTCTTGGATATGATGGCACAGATACGACGAAACGTAATATATTCGATATATCAG TTCAAACCGGTGATGGTAAAGAAAGATGAGGATGATAGGTCAGACAAAGTAGGTACCAATGGTAGAAGCGATAATAAAAAACCCGACCCGGTTGGTGCAGTAGAGTCATCTTCATCAACTGCCAGTGCCTAG